A genomic region of Platichthys flesus chromosome 4, fPlaFle2.1, whole genome shotgun sequence contains the following coding sequences:
- the cul3b gene encoding cullin-3b isoform X1: MSNLSKGGTKKDTKMRIRAFPMTMDEKYVNNIWDLLKNAIQEIQRKNNSGLSFEELYRNAYTMVLHKHGEKLYTGLREVVTEHLINKVREDVLNSLNNNFLQTLNQAWNDHQTAMVMIRDILMYMDRVYVQQNNVENVYNLGLIIFRDQVVRYGCIRDHLRQTLLDMIARERKGEVVDRGAIRNACQMLMILGLEGRSVYEEDFEAPFLEMSAEFFQMESQKFLAENSASVYIKKVEARINEEIERVMHCLDKSTEEPIVKVVERELISKHMKTIVEMENSGLVHMLKNGKTDDLACMYKLFSRVPNGLKTMCECMSSYLREQGKALVSEEGEGKNPVDYIQGLLDLKSRFDRFLQESFNNDRLFKQTIAGDFEYFLNLNSRSPEYLSLFIDDKLKKGVKGLTEQEVESILDKAMVLFRFMQEKDVFERYYKQHLARRLLTNKSVSDDSEKNMISKLKTECGCQFTSKLEGMFRDMSISNTTMDEFRNHLQTTGVSLGGVDLTVRVLTTGYWPTQSATPKCSIPPSPRHAFEVFRRFYLGKHSGRQLTLQHHMGSADLNATFHGSIKKDGSEVVVGGAQVTGSNTRKHILQVSTFQMTILMLFNNREKSGFEEIQQETDIPERELVRALQSLACGKPTQRVLTKEPKSKEIENGHVFTVNDQFTSKLHRVKIQTVAAKQGESDPERKETRQKVDDDRKHEIEAAIVRIMKSRKKMQHNVLVAEVTQQLRSRFLPSPVVIKKRIEGLIEREYLARTPEDRKVYTYVA, from the exons ATGTCCAATCTCAGCAAAGGCGGCACCAAGAAGGACACCAAGATGAGGATACGGGCCTTTCCT ATGACAATGGATGAGAAGTATGTCAACAACATCTGGGACCTTCTGAAGAACGCCATTCAGGAGatacagaggaagaacaacagcGGCCTGAGTTTTGAGGAGTTGTACAGGAACGCCTACACAATGGTGCTCCACAAGCACGGCGAGAAGCTGTACACGGGCCTGCGGGAGGTCGTCACCGAACACCTTATCAACAAA GTAAGAGAAGACGTCCTCAACTCCCTAAACAATAACTTCCTCCAAACCCTAAATCAGGCCTGGAATGACCATCAGACAGCGATGGTGATGATCAGAGACATCCTGATGTATATG GACCGGGTTTATGTGCAGCAGAACAACGTAGAGAACGTCTACAACCTGGGTCTTATCATCTTTAGGGATCAGGTGGTTCGCTACGGCTGCATCAGAGACCACCTCCGACAGACCCTCCTGGACATGATCGCTCGCGAAAGGAAGGGGGAGGTGGTGGACAG GGGGGCCATTAGAAATGCCTGCCAAATGTTGATGATCCTCGGCCTTGAAGGGAGATCTGTTTATGAAGAAGACTTTGAGGCACCGTTCTTAGAAATGTCTGCAGAATTCTTTCAG ATGGAGAGCCAAAAGTTCCTAGCAGAAAACAGTGCCAGTGTGTACATAAAGAAGGTGGAAGCCAGGATTAATGAGGAGATCGAGCGGGTGATGCACTGCCTGGATAAGTCCACGGAGGAGCCAATTGTCAAGGTGGTGGAGAGGGAGCTCATCTCCAAACACATGAAAACTATTGTGGAGATGGAGAACTCCGGCCTGGTCCACATGCTCAAGAATGGCAAAACAGACG ACCTGGCCTGCATGTACAAGCTGTTCAGCAGAGTTCCCAATGGGCTGAAGACCATGTGTGAATGTATGAGCTCGTATCTGCGGGAGCAAGGCAAGGCGCTTGTGtcggaggagggagagggaaagaaccCTGTGGACTACATCCAG GGTTTGCTGGACCTAAAGTCCCGATTCGACCGATTCCTCCAGGAGTCCTTCAATAACGATCGGCTCTTCAAGCAAACTATTGCTGGGGACTTTGAGTACTTCCTTAACCTCAACTCTCGCTCGCCCGAGTACCTCTCACTCTTCATTGATGACAAGCTGAAGAAAGGCGTCAAAGGG CTGACAGAGCAGGAGGTGGAGTCTATACTAGACAAGGCCATGGTGCTTTTCCGCTTCATGCAGGAGAAGGACGTGTTTGAGAGATACTACAAGCAGCACCTGGCCCGCAGGCTGCTCACCAACAAGAGCGTCTCTGATGACTCTGAGAAAAACATGATCTCAAAGCTCAAG ACCGAGTGCGGCTGTCAGTTCACCTCTAAACTGGAGGGCATGTTCCGGGACATGAGCATCTCTAACACCACCATGGATGAGTTTAGAAATCATCTACAGACAACCGGG GTGTCACTTGGAGGAGTCGATCTCACTGTGAGAGTCCTGACCACAGGATACTGGCCGACACAATCAGCAACACCCAAGTGCAGTATCCCTCCTTCGCCGAGACATGCGTTTGAAGTCTTTAGGAG GTTTTATCTTGGTAAGCACAGCGGAAGACAACTCACACTGCAGCACCATATGGGCTCTGCAGACCTAAACGCCACCTTCCACGGCTCCATCAAAAAG GATGGGTCAGAGGTCGTAGTGGGAGGAGCTCAGGTGACGGGCTCCAACACGAGGAAGCACATCCTGCAGGTCTCCACCTTCCAGATGACCATCCTCATGCTTTTCAATAACAGAGAGAAGTCCGGCTTTGAG GAGATCCAGCAGGAGACGGACATCCCCGAGAGGGAGCTGGTGCGAGCGCTGCAATCGCTGGCCTGTGGGAAGCCCACTCAGAGAGTTCTTACCAAGGAGCCCAAGTCCAAGGAGATCGAGAATGGCCACGTGTTTACAGTCAATGACCAGTTTACATCCAAACTGCACCGTGTCAAGATCCAGACAG TGGCGGCTAAACAGGGCGAGTCAGACCCCGAGAGGAAGGAGACGCGACAGAAAGTGGACGACGACAGGAAGCACGAGATCGAGGCTGCCATTGTTCGCATCATGAAGTCGAGAAAGAAGATGCAGCACAACGTCCTAGTAGCAGAG gTCACACAGCAGTTGCGATCACGATTCCTCCCTAGTCCTGTAGTCATCAAGAAGAGGATCGAAGGACTCATTGAGAGGGAATATTTGGCACGAACACCGGAGGACCGTAAAGTGTACACTTACGTAGCGTAA
- the cul3b gene encoding cullin-3b isoform X2, with protein MSNLSKGGTKKDTKMRIRAFPMTMDEKYVNNIWDLLKNAIQEIQRKNNSGLSFEELYRNAYTMVLHKHGEKLYTGLREVVTEHLINKVREDVLNSLNNNFLQTLNQAWNDHQTAMVMIRDILMYMDRVYVQQNNVENVYNLGLIIFRDQVVRYGCIRDHLRQTLLDMIARERKGEVVDRGAIRNACQMLMILGLEGRSVYEEDFEAPFLEMSAEFFQMESQKFLAENSASVYIKKVEARINEEIERVMHCLDKSTEEPIVKVVERELISKHMKTIVEMENSGLVHMLKNGKTDDLACMYKLFSRVPNGLKTMCECMSSYLREQGKALVSEEGEGKNPVDYIQGLLDLKSRFDRFLQESFNNDRLFKQTIAGDFEYFLNLNSRSPEYLSLFIDDKLKKGVKGLTEQEVESILDKAMVLFRFMQEKDVFERYYKQHLARRLLTNKSVSDDSEKNMISKLKTECGCQFTSKLEGMFRDMSISNTTMDEFRNHLQTTGVSLGGVDLTVRVLTTGYWPTQSATPKCSIPPSPRHAFEVFRRFYLGKHSGRQLTLQHHMGSADLNATFHGSIKKEDGSEVVVGGAQVTGSNTRKHILQVSTFQMTILMLFNNREKSGFEEIQQETDIPERELVRALQSLACGKPTQRVLTKEPKSKEIENGHVFTVNDQFTSKLHRVKIQTVAAKQGESDPERKETRQKVDDDRKHEIEAAIVRIMKSRKKMQHNVLVAEVTQQLRSRFLPSPVVIKKRIEGLIEREYLARTPEDRKVYTYVA; from the exons ATGTCCAATCTCAGCAAAGGCGGCACCAAGAAGGACACCAAGATGAGGATACGGGCCTTTCCT ATGACAATGGATGAGAAGTATGTCAACAACATCTGGGACCTTCTGAAGAACGCCATTCAGGAGatacagaggaagaacaacagcGGCCTGAGTTTTGAGGAGTTGTACAGGAACGCCTACACAATGGTGCTCCACAAGCACGGCGAGAAGCTGTACACGGGCCTGCGGGAGGTCGTCACCGAACACCTTATCAACAAA GTAAGAGAAGACGTCCTCAACTCCCTAAACAATAACTTCCTCCAAACCCTAAATCAGGCCTGGAATGACCATCAGACAGCGATGGTGATGATCAGAGACATCCTGATGTATATG GACCGGGTTTATGTGCAGCAGAACAACGTAGAGAACGTCTACAACCTGGGTCTTATCATCTTTAGGGATCAGGTGGTTCGCTACGGCTGCATCAGAGACCACCTCCGACAGACCCTCCTGGACATGATCGCTCGCGAAAGGAAGGGGGAGGTGGTGGACAG GGGGGCCATTAGAAATGCCTGCCAAATGTTGATGATCCTCGGCCTTGAAGGGAGATCTGTTTATGAAGAAGACTTTGAGGCACCGTTCTTAGAAATGTCTGCAGAATTCTTTCAG ATGGAGAGCCAAAAGTTCCTAGCAGAAAACAGTGCCAGTGTGTACATAAAGAAGGTGGAAGCCAGGATTAATGAGGAGATCGAGCGGGTGATGCACTGCCTGGATAAGTCCACGGAGGAGCCAATTGTCAAGGTGGTGGAGAGGGAGCTCATCTCCAAACACATGAAAACTATTGTGGAGATGGAGAACTCCGGCCTGGTCCACATGCTCAAGAATGGCAAAACAGACG ACCTGGCCTGCATGTACAAGCTGTTCAGCAGAGTTCCCAATGGGCTGAAGACCATGTGTGAATGTATGAGCTCGTATCTGCGGGAGCAAGGCAAGGCGCTTGTGtcggaggagggagagggaaagaaccCTGTGGACTACATCCAG GGTTTGCTGGACCTAAAGTCCCGATTCGACCGATTCCTCCAGGAGTCCTTCAATAACGATCGGCTCTTCAAGCAAACTATTGCTGGGGACTTTGAGTACTTCCTTAACCTCAACTCTCGCTCGCCCGAGTACCTCTCACTCTTCATTGATGACAAGCTGAAGAAAGGCGTCAAAGGG CTGACAGAGCAGGAGGTGGAGTCTATACTAGACAAGGCCATGGTGCTTTTCCGCTTCATGCAGGAGAAGGACGTGTTTGAGAGATACTACAAGCAGCACCTGGCCCGCAGGCTGCTCACCAACAAGAGCGTCTCTGATGACTCTGAGAAAAACATGATCTCAAAGCTCAAG ACCGAGTGCGGCTGTCAGTTCACCTCTAAACTGGAGGGCATGTTCCGGGACATGAGCATCTCTAACACCACCATGGATGAGTTTAGAAATCATCTACAGACAACCGGG GTGTCACTTGGAGGAGTCGATCTCACTGTGAGAGTCCTGACCACAGGATACTGGCCGACACAATCAGCAACACCCAAGTGCAGTATCCCTCCTTCGCCGAGACATGCGTTTGAAGTCTTTAGGAG GTTTTATCTTGGTAAGCACAGCGGAAGACAACTCACACTGCAGCACCATATGGGCTCTGCAGACCTAAACGCCACCTTCCACGGCTCCATCAAAAAG GAGGATGGGTCAGAGGTCGTAGTGGGAGGAGCTCAGGTGACGGGCTCCAACACGAGGAAGCACATCCTGCAGGTCTCCACCTTCCAGATGACCATCCTCATGCTTTTCAATAACAGAGAGAAGTCCGGCTTTGAG GAGATCCAGCAGGAGACGGACATCCCCGAGAGGGAGCTGGTGCGAGCGCTGCAATCGCTGGCCTGTGGGAAGCCCACTCAGAGAGTTCTTACCAAGGAGCCCAAGTCCAAGGAGATCGAGAATGGCCACGTGTTTACAGTCAATGACCAGTTTACATCCAAACTGCACCGTGTCAAGATCCAGACAG TGGCGGCTAAACAGGGCGAGTCAGACCCCGAGAGGAAGGAGACGCGACAGAAAGTGGACGACGACAGGAAGCACGAGATCGAGGCTGCCATTGTTCGCATCATGAAGTCGAGAAAGAAGATGCAGCACAACGTCCTAGTAGCAGAG gTCACACAGCAGTTGCGATCACGATTCCTCCCTAGTCCTGTAGTCATCAAGAAGAGGATCGAAGGACTCATTGAGAGGGAATATTTGGCACGAACACCGGAGGACCGTAAAGTGTACACTTACGTAGCGTAA
- the cul3b gene encoding cullin-3b isoform X3, which yields MSNLSKGGTKKDTKMRIRAFPMTMDEKYVNNIWDLLKNAIQEIQRKNNSGLSFEELYRNAYTMVLHKHGEKLYTGLREVVTEHLINKVREDVLNSLNNNFLQTLNQAWNDHQTAMVMIRDILMYMDRVYVQQNNVENVYNLGLIIFRDQVVRYGCIRDHLRQTLLDMIARERKGEVVDRGAIRNACQMLMILGLEGRSVYEEDFEAPFLEMSAEFFQMESQKFLAENSASVYIKKVEARINEEIERVMHCLDKSTEEPIVKVVERELISKHMKTIVEMENSGLVHMLKNGKTDDLACMYKLFSRVPNGLKTMCECMSSYLREQGKALVSEEGEGKNPVDYIQGLLDLKSRFDRFLQESFNNDRLFKQTIAGDFEYFLNLNSRSPEYLSLFIDDKLKKGVKGLTEQEVESILDKAMVLFRFMQEKDVFERYYKQHLARRLLTNKSVSDDSEKNMISKLKTECGCQFTSKLEGMFRDMSISNTTMDEFRNHLQTTGVSLGGVDLTVRVLTTGYWPTQSATPKCSIPPSPRHAFEVFRRFYLGKHSGRQLTLQHHMGSADLNATFHGSIKKILVFRSDLTPGGWVRGRSGRSSGDGLQHEEAHPAGLHLPDDHPHAFQ from the exons ATGTCCAATCTCAGCAAAGGCGGCACCAAGAAGGACACCAAGATGAGGATACGGGCCTTTCCT ATGACAATGGATGAGAAGTATGTCAACAACATCTGGGACCTTCTGAAGAACGCCATTCAGGAGatacagaggaagaacaacagcGGCCTGAGTTTTGAGGAGTTGTACAGGAACGCCTACACAATGGTGCTCCACAAGCACGGCGAGAAGCTGTACACGGGCCTGCGGGAGGTCGTCACCGAACACCTTATCAACAAA GTAAGAGAAGACGTCCTCAACTCCCTAAACAATAACTTCCTCCAAACCCTAAATCAGGCCTGGAATGACCATCAGACAGCGATGGTGATGATCAGAGACATCCTGATGTATATG GACCGGGTTTATGTGCAGCAGAACAACGTAGAGAACGTCTACAACCTGGGTCTTATCATCTTTAGGGATCAGGTGGTTCGCTACGGCTGCATCAGAGACCACCTCCGACAGACCCTCCTGGACATGATCGCTCGCGAAAGGAAGGGGGAGGTGGTGGACAG GGGGGCCATTAGAAATGCCTGCCAAATGTTGATGATCCTCGGCCTTGAAGGGAGATCTGTTTATGAAGAAGACTTTGAGGCACCGTTCTTAGAAATGTCTGCAGAATTCTTTCAG ATGGAGAGCCAAAAGTTCCTAGCAGAAAACAGTGCCAGTGTGTACATAAAGAAGGTGGAAGCCAGGATTAATGAGGAGATCGAGCGGGTGATGCACTGCCTGGATAAGTCCACGGAGGAGCCAATTGTCAAGGTGGTGGAGAGGGAGCTCATCTCCAAACACATGAAAACTATTGTGGAGATGGAGAACTCCGGCCTGGTCCACATGCTCAAGAATGGCAAAACAGACG ACCTGGCCTGCATGTACAAGCTGTTCAGCAGAGTTCCCAATGGGCTGAAGACCATGTGTGAATGTATGAGCTCGTATCTGCGGGAGCAAGGCAAGGCGCTTGTGtcggaggagggagagggaaagaaccCTGTGGACTACATCCAG GGTTTGCTGGACCTAAAGTCCCGATTCGACCGATTCCTCCAGGAGTCCTTCAATAACGATCGGCTCTTCAAGCAAACTATTGCTGGGGACTTTGAGTACTTCCTTAACCTCAACTCTCGCTCGCCCGAGTACCTCTCACTCTTCATTGATGACAAGCTGAAGAAAGGCGTCAAAGGG CTGACAGAGCAGGAGGTGGAGTCTATACTAGACAAGGCCATGGTGCTTTTCCGCTTCATGCAGGAGAAGGACGTGTTTGAGAGATACTACAAGCAGCACCTGGCCCGCAGGCTGCTCACCAACAAGAGCGTCTCTGATGACTCTGAGAAAAACATGATCTCAAAGCTCAAG ACCGAGTGCGGCTGTCAGTTCACCTCTAAACTGGAGGGCATGTTCCGGGACATGAGCATCTCTAACACCACCATGGATGAGTTTAGAAATCATCTACAGACAACCGGG GTGTCACTTGGAGGAGTCGATCTCACTGTGAGAGTCCTGACCACAGGATACTGGCCGACACAATCAGCAACACCCAAGTGCAGTATCCCTCCTTCGCCGAGACATGCGTTTGAAGTCTTTAGGAG GTTTTATCTTGGTAAGCACAGCGGAAGACAACTCACACTGCAGCACCATATGGGCTCTGCAGACCTAAACGCCACCTTCCACGGCTCCATCAAAAAG ATTTTGGTCTTTCGTTCTGACTTGACACCAGGAGGATGGGTCAGAGGTCGTAGTGGGAGGAGCTCAGGTGACGGGCTCCAACACGAGGAAGCACATCCTGCAGGTCTCCACCTTCCAGATGACCATCCTCATGCTTTTCAATAA